The Sorex araneus isolate mSorAra2 chromosome X, mSorAra2.pri, whole genome shotgun sequence DNA segment ggtcagttgtgttcaagacaagtgcctaccactgtactatcactctgaaccAGGTCACCTAGATTTGGGCACCTATGGACTAAATCAAAGATACTCAAAATAGAGACAATAGAAACACATTCATGTGTAGTGAATCTGAAAAGAGGTTTGCTTAAATCTCTGAACAAGGGGATTTCAAGAATGGAGATGGTCTTCAGTTCTAGAATATAACAGGGTTAAAAGGACATGGGTTGAGATAATAAACTAGATAAATAAAACGGGTAAggaacctgccttgcacgtgactgacccagttcaatctctgcaccccatatgatttcccccacccccagcatcgccagagtgatccctgaatgcataaccagaagtaagccctgagcacagctaggcatgacccaaaaatcaattaagtaaataagtaaatagataaatGGACATTGGtttagggccagagacatagtacatgGGGCACAACTATGAGGAGGTCATACTCAAATCCAGCAATGGAGAAGTACTAAAATGGGTTCTGACTTAATTTATGGGTGAGGAGGTCTGAAAAGGGATAAGTGACTTATATCCACATGTGGGACAGGGTTCAGTAGGATTTGGGCATGAATCATGAAGGGATGTCTAAAGTGGGATTTGTTGGTCCCGAGCTAACTCAATGGattgagcacaggctttgcatgcaggagaaccGGTTGGATCTCTGCATCTCAGTTTCCGGGAGAACTGATTCCATAGGtctagcccctgagaactgctggggggcccaaaagtttaaaaaaagttaaacattaaATAACATTTTGTCCTCCACATTTTGTTGTGATAAATCTTTATTAGGCTGGAGTGGGATCAAGAAGAGATTGGTttacaggaggactggtccatggtaggaagcttgccacaagtgttgggggtgcaattaggacagagaagtaacgggggctggagcaatagcatagcgggtagggcttgcatgccttgcatgcggctgacccgggttcaattcccagcatcccatatggtcccttgagcatcgccaggagtaattcctgagtgcatgagccaggaataacccctgtgcatcgccaggtgtgacccaaaaagcaaaaaaaaaaaaaggacagagaagggaccactaggacaatgatagatggaaaggatcactctggacaagaactgagtgctgagaggagataaagtgatatacatgataacctttaagtaatAGTATCGCAAACTACAgtacccaaaagtaaaaaaaaggaaatagaggaaagaaaagtgtTTACATCAAGGCAGGTTGGTCTCTTCAGTTCTAGAacacaaaaagattaaaaggacttattttgagactggagagatacagTTGGTAAGAAGCTTGTCTTGCTCgtgactgacccagttcaattcttggagggggcaggagggaaactgggggcatttgtggcaggaaatgtacactggtaaaggaaagggtgttggaacagtttatgactgaaatccaatcatgaacaactttataactgcacggtgattcaaaaaaagaaaagtattcttTCAAAGGCTTGAAGCACAAAGTATAGCTCTCTAAGGGTTTTCGGGTATCCTGCTAAACAATGGTCAGAATCTACAGTGCAATTCCTTACTCTTAACCCTCAATACTGTAGAAATCCTATATCAAGCATCCATGGCAACCCCTAAGGCCTATGGACTGAGAGCAGATATTTCCGGAAAAGGTCTCCTAGGGAGATTATGCTTGGTTTTTGTGAGAAATGTTACTTGACCCACTAATAGTTCTTCCCCCCTCAGTTACTGTGAGTAATCTGATCTATCTCATAATGACTACTACAGTGGAGATAATTAAGACTGGAGACAAAATGATCTCTTTTGTACATGGGATGTAAAGATACATAAGAAGACAACAAAAAATGGCCAAACGTAACAGAAAGTGAGAACTGGTCTATTAGAACTAATACAAATGTTGATTGGATTAATTGGTTATTAGGCCAACAAAGAGTTCTCAGTGATATCAGGGACACTCTTCAAGGGGTAGTTAGTCAATGAGATGTTACCAGCAGGCTGACCTGGGAAAACAGAATCGTTTTGGTTATGACACTGATACTGGCTATTAAAGAAGGCATTTGTGTTATGCGGGGAGAAAAATGTTGCACTTTAATTCCCAGTAACACAGGCTGTACTAAGATTAATAACTATAGCAAGCAAGTGAGCCAAAAAATGCTGGTACTAGTGACCCAATCACCAGTTGTCTAGAAAGCTGGTCTGGAAAATGGAAGGTCTGGTGACCTCAATTCTCATATCTCACCTCATTGTAGCTCAGGGCCTAACCACTATAGGGGTGTTGTATTATTACTTGTGTAAGAGGATTAGCACAAAGACTAATTGAGGCAGCTATTAGCAAGCAAATGCCCATGACCTACCagcaaaataacttatttaaaagaAGCCAAATTAAACTTATTTTCTCACTGAGAAAAATCAGCCTATTCTAGAACACTTTGAAgagaaatatagaaatgaaaattatacCAGGAGaagtgaagaagaaaagaggagggcaTATATTAGCAATAAAGTCAGTGGTGGTTAATTTTTCTCAAGCCTTTAACCCTGAGTGGAAAATTACTGGTAATGTCCCTGCATAATCACTTGCAGAAGTAAACAGGGTATTTGAACAAACAAGGTGTTACAGGGGGTCAAGGTAAAAACCGTGTACGTGCCAGAAAGCACATAATCTAGGAAAGCCTTCCTGACACAGGAAAACAAAAGGTGGAGACAACTAAAGGCTGCCTCTAAAAACCAACCAATCCCCAGGGATGTGTATTTTCAAATGACCCAATAGAACATTCTGAAATCTAGGTGACCTCCAGGAAGGTTGCACACTCCATAATACTTAGCCAGTGAGGAACTAGAGAAGGGAGCTACATGCCAGGGGGGAAAATGTTTGTCCTCACCACTTTGGATGTGCCTGCTGACCAGACAGTGGGCAAGCATTTCTTATACCGTGCCTCATGTCTCTGTGTCCCAGTCTTTAAATTTTGGACTAGTGAGTGTGTCTTTCACGAAAAATTcagtcaggggccagggaggtatCTCAAAGGGATGTAACACATGTTTTGCCCATGTTATGCCCCAGTTTTGACCCTTGACAGCTTCAGCACTGTCAGTGGGGCTCACTTGTGGGCTAGTGAGTACACTGGTATTGCTGGGACTGAACATCACATCTGAGGTCCAAATAAACCCTCTCAGGCCTGCATAGTTGTTgtagtaccactgggagtggtctCTGGGGCCCCTGAGGTACTACTTGggacaaccccccccaaaaaaatagcacTTACACTACCTGCATTCAAAATTCATtataggggcctgagagatatagtacagctgatagatagatagatagataaatagatagatagatagatagatagatagatagatagatatagtaCAGCCGGTCTTGTACAGTCCTGGCCAGGgttgtatccccagcactgcatatagttcctcaagctccatcaggagtgacccctgagcataaagccaggagtaaccctgaggacCACTGAGTGTTgcctaaaaacaaagaagaagatttattataaattatatatataaatttattataaattataataaatttattattactatagTAATGAAGGCAGTCTACTACTACTGACAAAATAGACAAATAGATTAATGGAAAAGCACAGAAAGCCCACAAATAGATTCCACATTTATGGGTACAATTAATTTTTCAACCTAAGAACAAGAAGCTGTTGTTAAATGGCGAAAGAACAAGGTATAAAaagataacaagaaaaaaacaaatatacatttttggtgAGAGGGGAAGACTGACTcgatcagggcttcctcctgacactgtgctaagggatctcatgcagtgctggtgatagaacctaggttagctacatgcaacgcaagcaccttaccccaccATAATATCTCGTTAGCCCTATACTTTAGTTTTTAGGTCATGTTGAaccattttctgttttcatttttgggccacacctggcaaaaaATGACTGCCTGGTTGAGTGCTTGGGAatgaccctgggcagtgctcaaggaaccatatttggtgcttggaatcaaaccagagtcagaaGGATGCAAGGCGATCCCTTAAGCCCCctactatctctttgatcccCCAAACCATTTTCTGTAGATTAACATTACAGTAATTATTGGGTTGGAAAAGTCCTCACAAGTacttaagataaaaaaataaagaatgggggccagagagaaagtagagtGGGCAGGTTACTCACTATGCATGTGGCCAGCGCGGTTAAATCCCTGGTACTctatatggtccacagagcatcacaaggagtgatccctgagggcataggagccaggagtaagccttgagcatcgccagtgtagccaaaaaaaattaaagaaagaagaaaagggaccATGAAGTAGTATAGAGATTATggttctttgccttgcatgcagtcaactcacgtttgatccctaacactgtgTATGGTCTCCCAGTActgtcactcctgagtacaaagcatgGAGCAGCCCTCGAGTATCAACAAAGCATAGGTCctaacacacacataccccaaaaaagaaaggataaaagacCAGAGGAAAATATCTAGGCAtgaaattatgtgtgtgtgtgtgtgtatagtttgattttgcttttttgggccacatccagtggtgcccagggccttGTTCAGGAAtgcactcctagcaatgctcagaggactatttgggatatactggggatcaaacctgggttgggcgagggcaaggcaaatgccttacccattgtactatcactcaggcaaCCCCAGACATGAAATCAGAAAGAGGGTTTTTCCAATACATGGTGCTGTAACAACTGAATGCACTCAGcaattaggttttttttaattgggagcAATTAGTTTTGAAACACACTCGTCTATAGAAAACAACTGTATTCAAAATTTCATAAACCTAAAACACTAGAGAAAACCTCTTCTCAAGATAGTGAGAAAACTTCACTCTGGCTGGGGggactagagtgacagtacagtgggtaaggcacttaccttatatgaagttgaaccccagcatcccatatggtcctctaagcactgccaggagtgagtactaagtgtggagccaggagtaagccctgagcataactgggagCGGCCCAAACCGTCCCCCAAAGAGAGAtagaagataaattattttagaaaaagacaGCAGACTGCGGGTAGGGGTAGCAGaaagaacctgggaacactggtggagggaagtagacacttgGTGGCAGGATCGGTGATGGAAAATTGTATATCTAAAACCCAACTACGAATAACTatttaaatcacagtgctttaataaagcaaaatttttcagggagaaaatatttgaacacaaaCTTTACCAAAAGGTATATCTAGGACTTGGGAGATTATTCAAAGGATTGGAGTGAAAGCTGCAGTTCGACCACAAGCAGCACACCCTGGCTCAACAGTAAGATGCTGTGCTTGAAGCTATGTAAACAGCAGGTAAGCCAGAGACAGAAGTCATGCTGACAAGACTCCTGTCCATGAGCCCGAGAAAGGGGTCAGTCTTACTTTAGAGGAATTGAGAAAACTTCACCCATTTTATGGCATCCTTTGTTTCAAATACAGACTCAGATCAGATACagattggctggagtgatagcacagcggctagggcgctTACTTTGCAAGTGGTTGACTGGATTCTACCCActgcaacacatatggtcccccgagcctcaccaggagtgatccctgagtgcagagccaggagtaagctctgaccacaaCTGGGTCTCCCCGCACCCTCCcgccaaaaatcaaaacaaaacaaatctatcAGAAGCAGATCAGCCTCACTGACTGCTGAGCAAATTTGAACTCATTAACTCATCAGGAActagttaaatatataaaatatcacattGAAGGGcaagagtacagaaggtagggagcttgccttgtgtgtggctgacccaggttagatgctcagcatcccatatggtctcctgagcactgccagaagtgattcctgcatgcaaagccagaagtaagccctgagcgacATTGGGTGCcaccctaaaacaaaagaaacaaaaaaaattgttcgCACCTAATAAAATCACATGCACTGTACCGTGGCAGTTTATTGTTGCCTGTGGCAACCTCTGACCTTGGCTGAAAAGGGTCAGGGCTTTAGAGCCCGTTTGCGGAGGACTGAGGGAAAGAATAGAAAGGATGGAATTCTGAAAGTAGAAGGTCACCAAGTCAAAGGTGGCTATTCTCTGCTAGGATGCCTTCCTCCGACCCATCCTTGTGAGGTGccttcacttttcttctttctaaaataaatccttctgagggtcagaaagatagtacaaggggtaggtaGTTTGCTTTGCAGGAAGCCAACACAGGTTCTATCTTGACATCTTGTATAAGCCCGccgggagcgatccctgaatacagagcaaggagtaatagctctgtgctcagggaccactctggaGTGATGAGGACCAAACTGGGCTTGGATGTGTGCGAGAAAAGGAAGTACTTTAAGTCCTGAACTGGCTATTAAGTCTTCCTTTATCTTCTTAGAGtttgatttttgttgtgttttttgtttttctctttttggggggtcacaccctgcgatgcacaggggttactcctggctctgcactcaggtattaccccgtggcagtgctcaggggaccatatgggatgctggggttgaccccaggatggccacatgcagggcaaaagcCCTAACGCTCCTACCCCTCCGCTCAAATATTATTGTCAGggaaacacaaaaataagataaagggATGGGAGGAGACTTGTGTCCCAGGCTGcctcatacaatttttttttaccagatacagctccgagcactgccagatgtgccccctacACAAACAGTTCCAAAACAAAGTTGTTTggttgttaatgattgggttccagCCATCAAACCTTCAAACACCTGTCGCtttaccagtgtatgtttcccacgaCCAATGTCCACAATATCCCTCTTGGCCCCTCCAGGAATTGAGCCGGGTCagtcacgagcaaggcaagcttcttacctgttgtatctctccagtctcaaaatAAGCCCTTTGAAGCCTCCCACGCGTCTGCCTGACCCCTCATGTGCCCCTTGCACACAGGGGTGCCCACAGCTGGCTCCCAGACCCTCCCTACGCCACTGCAGAAGCAGCTCAGTGCCCGAGCAGCCGCCCCACCCCAGGACACGCACACAACCTCGGGACTTCTGTCCCCAGACACCTCGCCCCCCTTTCAAATCCCGCAGGGGCCTCTTCTGTCCAGGTCACTggctggcacctgctcaagcccTTTCAAAAGCCTTCGGGGACAGAATGACAGTGGAGAGGGACAACAAGCGTCGCTTGTTCTGCACGACGCCCagcagggttcgatccccggcatcccagatggtcccctgagcacctccaggagcgagtcctgagtgcagagccaggagtaagccctgagtgtgccaggtgtggcccgggaacaaaacaaaaccaaacaaaccccaaagTCTTCCAAGGCGCCCTTCTGCTGCCCCGTGGCGACTGGCCCTTCTCAGCTGTtgagcccagccccctccccaggcgtgtgctcagggcacccagggCCCCCCCCAGAGCCGCCCGTTCCCCGGGGATCGGGGTCCGGTCACCGCCCCCGCGTGCGGGCCGtgtgcggggcgcgggcggccgggggcagcgggggctccAGGCCCGCGGGCCGGGTGCGACTAGGCAGGGAGCAGTCGGGGCCGCGTGGGCCGGTCACCCCCGGCGGCCTCGAGCGGCCCGTGTCCACGTGGGCCACAGCACCCCCCGGTGGAAGCGGCGGCCAGCCCGGGCCGCGGGAGCGGAGGCAGCGCGAGCGGCCGAGCGAGGCCAATGGCCGGCGCGGGGCCCCGCGGCCAGGCCTCCCTGTGGACGGCCAGGTAGGTCACGGCGCCGCGGGGCGCAGAGCCCGGGGCGGGTGGCGGGGCTCGCGGCGTCCCGGGCCCGGCCGCCAGGACACAGCGCCCCGCGCTGCCCAGCGGACGGGCCGCCTGCGTCACCGGCCCCCGGCGGCCATGGAGTGGCGCGCGGGGGGCGCCAGCGACCCCAGGGGCGCCCGCGGAGGTagcggcggggggcagggggtgggcgcgGGGTCCCCCCCGCCGGGCACCGCCGCTGCGCCCCTCGCGGGCGGGAACAAAGAGCCCGCAGCGTGGGCGTCGCCGCGGGGGGCAGAGACCCCGcacccggggcagggctggggcgccccccggccccgccgccgtgGCGCCCCCAGGCTGCGTCCCGTGGCGGGGCTCCTGCGAGGGCCCCGGACGTGCCGGGGGGGGTTTCTACCTGGGTCCCAGCGACCCCCGGCCCGCCGGGTCTCGGGGGACGCGAGGGCGGCGGGGGCCAGTCACCTGCGCCACCAGGCGGGCCCGcgcctccccggggccccagggCGCCCGCTCCCGTGCGGTGGGGACGCGTGCGGGGGCCGGGGCTGCCCTCGCTGTCGCGGGGCCGGGGGCTCTCCAGGTGGGCGGGAGCGAGcggcggggcagggccgggggcggcgggaggcTCCGGAGCTGCCCAGCGTGTGCCGCGGGCCGCAGGGATGCCCGGGGCGAGGCGCGCTCTCGGGGGTCGTGGCCGGGGCTCGGGGTTCGACGGGGGCGCGGGTGACGGCCGGGGGTGGCGGGGCAGGAGCGGGGCGAGGGGCGCCCTCCGGGACGCTGGGCGGGGGGCCGGGAGGTCTCGGGGTCTGAGGGGCACTTCCGGGTCTCGGGGCCCCGGGGGTCCGCGAGAGCTGCCGCAGGCAGAGCGGCGGCGCCGACCCGCATTTCCCTTCCGCCTGCGCAGGCCACGGCCTCCGGCGGCGCGGCCACCCCAGCGCCCCCCGCAGCGGCCGCCCCAGCGCCCGCCAGCTCCTGGCGCGTCTGGAcgcgcgccccctggcggcccgAGCGGCGAACGACGTGGCGGCGCTGGTGCGCAGGGCGGGCACTTCGCTGCACCTGCGCCCCAAGGACGgtgagcgggggcggggcctctcgggggcggggggcggggcctgccccgaggtggcgggcggggggctgGTCCTCCCTCCCTGGGCGGGGCTTGCAGCGAGCTGACAGTGGGTGGGTCCCCAGAGTTTTCTGAAAGTATTCCTCTAGGAGGTGACAGCAGCACGCTGATTGTTGGTGAACGTGAGAAGATCCTGGAGCCTACTGAATTTCGTTCTTTTTgccatggcacagcgggtagggcttttgtcttgcacggggccgagcggggttcgattcctgggtccctctcggagagcccggcaagctacccggtgcgtattcgatatgccaaagacagtgacaagtctcacaatggagacgttcctggagcccgtcgagcaaatcgatgcagagccgacgacagtgctacagtgttctttTTGGAGATGTTCACACCTGGGGTTTCTCAGGGTCTAATCCAGCCTCTGTGCTCGCGAGTCGCTGCGGATGGATTTCaggctcctgcacgcaaagcagaTGCTCCAGCTCATTGGGCTGTCAGCTGTCCAGATgcctactttttcttcttttgcggTACTTGGCATCCAGCTTTGGATTTCCTACATTaaatgcaagtgctctacccattgcaTTTAATGTAAAGGGTAGATTACATACCCAGCACCCATGGCATTATAAACGTTTTTTTCCACCTTATTTAACCATTGTGGTTTACAGAGATTTGTTACAggcagtcaatgttccaacaccaatcccgccaccaatGGCATATCTTAAGTGGCAGGGGCTGGACATGTTTTTTCCTTTGGGCTTTTAGAGTCACATCTAGGGATTCTCAGcggctcctcctgcctctgcactcaggaattactcctgattgtgctcaggaaaccatgtgggaaTGCCACTCAGCTCAccttggttctattcccagcatcctgtatggtcccggTAActcacaaggagtaatttctgactgcagagacatgagtaactcctgagaatcgctgggtgtgacccaaaaagcaaaaataaaaaaagagttagGGGCAGGGTCTGGAAGtgtttattcctttttgggtcacacacagggatgctcaggaattacttttggtggtgctcaaggggccatgttGGATACCAGCGATCGAACCTGTGTGGgactcgtgcaagacaaacacccacctgctgtactgtctctctggccaaagTCTGGAATTTTTGAGGACAGCCCTGTGTTAACAGGCTGTCCTGGTATGTTCTTCAGTGCCATGTTATCTTGAAACAAATTGAGGGTAGGTGCAGATTAGATATATAGCTCACTGGAAGGGAAGACTTGGTATTATGGATAGCTGAATGCTTCAGTGGCAATTTCAAGTGTGGATCTACAGTGTTATTTGAGGCAATGGCGTCTATGAGATATTAGACTGATAAGAGGGTCTAGATGATCATTCAAATAGCAGAATTCAGGATTACTCTCTAAGATAGCAAATGGTTGTAAACAGTTACTCTCCAAGCAAAACCAAATCCAGTAGGTACCGAGTTGTCAGTGCCTTCTAGACTCAAGGAGAACAGTGAAGATGGAATATTAACTCAGGTTTGGCTCTTTAACTGTTTTCATGCAGGACCCCTCCTACCTCTTTCCTTCCATAGCTTTTCCTGTGATGGATTCTGCAGAAATAGAGGTCACCGACAATCGTTTGCCTAAGACTCCTTTTGTGCAACCCCGGGCCCAGGTACCACCTTTTTCTACTAATTGAGGTAGCGAGGCCTGGAGACTGGCGATGTATGTACACTTGTATCTTTACTCCATCAGCATCATCGGCCAGAGACCGTGGGTCCTCCTACTGCTCCGCATCTAATGAAGCAGGGTAAGGTACACAGTGCTTCATCAAAGTTGCCCCAGACATCTGCTTCGACATTGCCTCAAGCAAGTGCTTTGAGGATGTCTCAGGTGGCTGCTTCCAAGTTACCTCAGGCCTCTGATCAGTTCACTGTAGAGCTATTCCGCAGCTCTGTGGGCTTTGGCTTCACATTAAGTGGAGGTGGTGATGCTTCGAGAAGTGCTGAACTGGCTATCCGTGGGCTGCTGAAGGGTGGACCGGCCCAGCGCTGTGGTCAGTTACAGGTGAGTCATTGTCTTTCCCCTCTACAGAATATTGCTAGCCCTGTTCTTGTCTTATTACCTTTTGTTCTGGGTACAATCTCTCTGTTCTTCCTACCATAACTTTAAGCCTTGCATTTTTGATATTCTTTTGGAGGaaggggcatacctggcaatgctcagggcttactcctgtttctgcactcagaaatcacactcctgttagtgcttctaggaccatgtgggatgctggggattgaacctgggtcagccacatgcaagggaagtgccctaccctctgtactgtctctccagtccctaagccTTGTATTTCTACAGGCAGGCGACCTTGTCCTCCAGATCAATGGAGTgtcaactcagggcctcacccatgcCCAGGCTGTGGAGCGGATTCGTGCATGTGGCCACCGGCTTTGCCTCGTGATCCGGAGGCCTCCGGAGACCCATGCTGGCAAGCCAGAGGCAGTGCCAAGGCATCAGAAAGCAGAAGGTGGATTTCCTGGGGGGAGGGAAGTGAGAAGATGGAGGGAAAGGATAGCACGTCAGAGTTTAGATGCTGGGGTCCTGGGTGGAAAGAGGTGTTTGGTCTCGGTGGAAAGTGTAAGGGCTTGGTGTCTGTGAGGGGTTTTTGTTGTCTCCAAAGCAGGGATGGAGGGGCAGGTTCTAGGATTGGAATCTGGCTGCGTCTTTAACAGGGGAGCTTTACCAGCACTTAACAGAAGTGAAGAGAAGGATTCTGGGGTATAGAGTCTTCAGAAAGTTAAGTGAgggcagagagttagtacagggattaaggtacttgccttgcacccgcaGGCCACTCCATCTCCTGCATagtcccctgaatcctgccaggagtgatccctgagcacagaactaagaggaAGCactaagcaccattgggtgttatcccccctaaaaaaaagaagaaagggagagccTTGGTCTTCAGGGAAAAGGCTAAGAAGGCCCAAGTGTGTATAAGGGGGGGGTGtaagatatcattggtttgtcctttttgccttgccacaagcagcttaggtttattgtgttgctcccattcctctgtgtatttgtaacctctttctttgtgctctgcttccccaacctgtcagtcccctttatctcctaattaggctctgttaacttgtaaatattgcttttctcttctccataagtcctttgcatagttacatagttaattcagagcaatgtcctttttgtatatgAAGGAGGAAActagggccaggctggttggtgatcagttgctgtttattccattctctccacccacctgttccagtctcactatgccccccattctagtctcacactgcccctcattcccgtctcctcctctctccctggctcatctctctgcgctccaACTCGccgccctggtctctctctagtctctcaccatctccccagcattgggggtagcaaccacaccccaGTCTTGGTGGTAGCACAACCAACATATCAAACCACTTCCTGATCacagatcaggctcaagggcaaaatgccacttaggggggtttctcctttccttagtctaataacttaattaacatcttacttCTACtttaatgttagttattttgtacgaacacagtaagagatacattaagcttgtagggtgtctctcctggggacatctcactataatctcagactacagtgctcaggccagattaatctttcctaatcctagtagggtcctaatctagatgttactttttggatcatgacagaatttgtccatgaccatgctcttaacttatagtttaagtataatggtgctttggcctggcccattttgatgccagggtagctcagagcttgccctaggtcgatccagtcccttgtcgggaccctgcttttggggatctaggaagtaagagcaactgaggcttaagtcaagagaacagatgcccaggagtgaatatcattcagagtcaattaactcccaagttaaaaaagcatagctttaactgtcttactgtgtccatacagaaagacattgctctaaattaactatgtgaaggacttaaggagaagagaaaagcaatacttacaaattaacagagtctcaTTAGGAGAGAAATGTGATTGACGGGTTGGGGAAGCAAAGtgcaaagaaagaggttacaaatacacagaggaata contains these protein-coding regions:
- the MAGIX gene encoding PDZ domain-containing protein MAGIX yields the protein MEWRAGGASDPRGARGGHGLRRRGHPSAPRSGRPSARQLLARLDARPLAARAANDVAALVRRAGTSLHLRPKDAFPVMDSAEIEVTDNRLPKTPFVQPRAQHHRPETVGPPTAPHLMKQGKVHSASSKLPQTSASTLPQASALRMSQVAASKLPQASDQFTVELFRSSVGFGFTLSGGGDASRSAELAIRGLLKGGPAQRCGQLQAGDLVLQINGVSTQGLTHAQAVERIRACGHRLCLVIRRPPETHAGKPEAVPRHQKAEGRSPDAGAPEALRSRSASASAFQQPGVPRTPQHGSSQERSPERAAHGPKVLLAERSRKEADDDRTPSSPGPWLVPSEERLSRTLGVSGAAQLALERAAGRRRH